The following are from one region of the Equus przewalskii isolate Varuska chromosome 21, EquPr2, whole genome shotgun sequence genome:
- the CASS4 gene encoding cas scaffolding protein family member 4 isoform X3 gives MNTLLAKALYDNQPDCSDELAFCRGDILTILEQNVPESEGWWKCLLHGRQGLAPANRLQILTEAPADRLCPPCLRGLEEALTSSEENYQVPTLLSPPPPGPIYEQMKSWVEGPPPPTIQVYEFPDLPASARIVCEKTLSFPKQALLTIPRPAWASLPTLPSQVYDVPAQSRGPPALKEPEKQQVYDIPASPQKAVLGAPAGQPGGQSVPLTSTIALRRGGYNTLPSPQKSEWIYDTPVSPEKANIRNVSLTSFVEESECHALPRYMSSFQSPLNSRERSLTPHLHKNAPMQKKLSLPEIPSYSFPAPRDTFPLDEAVSYKVPSSFLIPRVEQQNTRPNIYDIPKAMPSVPQAGKEPRKADGASENSMDHNSSWFSRRATSLSPESDRLSISSSDSRASVISSCSSTSTDSSSGSFSEEAVKELSLDLDLAKETVTALQHKVASSVAGLMLFVSRKWRFRDYLEANIDAIRRAANHIEESLREFLDFACRVCGIACNLTDSNLEARIKDQLQTISNSYHILLETKESLDRCDWPLEVLVTDTAQNSLDDLERFVMVARLVPEDIKRFASIVIANARLLFKQNCGKVETVQLTPNAEFKLAKCIQLPQRERESYQSGAPSNEERESERSPELLKKNRTNVCEQKLPNLEEKEKPILEERLDENKDLETQNPSCLVPRSLSQQTPEKKIHLSEHCRLYFGALVKAIGVFTRSLSNSQPPEIFITQSKLIIMVGQKLVDTLCKETHERDVRNEILCGSSHLCSLLKNLALATKHAVLKYPSPAALGQLQAEAEKLEQHTRQFRGTLQ, from the exons acaCTCTTGGCCAAAGCACTTTATGACAACCAGCCCGACTGCTCTGACGAGCTGGCTTTCTGCAGAGGAGACATCCTGACCATTCTGGAACAAAATGTGCCGGAAAGCGAGGGCTGGTGGAAGTGTTTGCTCCATGGGAGGCAAGGCCTGGCCCCTGCCAACCGCCTCCAAATCCTCACAGAGGCCCCTGCAGACAGGCTCTGTCCCCCTTGCCTGAGAGGCCTGGAAGAAGCTCTCACCAGCTCCGAAGAGAACTACCAGGTGCCCACCCTACTGagccccccacctccaggccccaTATATGAGCAGATGAAGAGCTGGGTGGAGGGGCCTCCGCCGCCCACCATCCAAGTCTATGAATTCCCTGACCTGCCTGCCAGCGCCAGAATCGTCTGTGAAAAGACTCTAAGCTTTCCCAAACAG gCCCTCCTCACAATTCCCAGACCTGCCTGGGCCTCGCTGCCAACTCTGCCTTCCCAGGTGTATGACGTGCCTGCCCAGAGCCGGGGACCACCAGCCCTGAAG GAGCCAGAGAAACAGCAGGTGTATGACATACCCGCCAGCCCCCAAAAGGCAGTACTCGGTGCCCCAGCCGGCCAACCAGGC GGCCAGAGTGTTCCCCTGACATCAACAATTGCCTTGAGGAGAGGCGGCTACAACACGTTACCGAGCCCTCAGAAATCAGAATGGATTTATGACACTCCAGTGTCTCCAGAAAAAGCCAATATAAGGAATGTATCTCTAACCAGCTTTGTGGAAGAATCGGAGTGCCACGCTCTCCCCAGGTACATGTCCAGTTTTCAAAGTCCTCTGAATAGCAGAGAAAGATCCCTCACTCCACACCTGCATAAAAATGCGCCCATGCAGAAAAAACTCAGCCTTCCAGAAATACCTTCTTATAGCTTTCCAGCCCCACGGGACACATTCCCTTTGGATGAGGCTGTCAGCTATAAGGTTCCTTCAAGCTTTCTGATTCCTCGAGTGGAACAGCAGAATACCAGGCCAAACATTTACGACATCCCTAAAGCCATGCCAAGTGTCCCTCAGGCTGGGAAAGAGCCGAGAAAAGCCGATGGGGCTTCAGAGAATTCCATGGACCATAATTCCTCGTGGTTCTCCAGACGGGCCACATCGCTATCTCCTGAATCAGACAGATTATCCATTTCCAGTTCTGACAGCAGAGCCAGCGTCATTTCTTCATGCTCCTCCACATCCACCGACTCTTCTTCTGGCTCCTTCTCGGAGGAGGCAGTAAAGGAACTCTCCTTGGACCTGGACTTGGCCAAAGAGACAGTAACAGCTCTGCAGCACAAGGTGGCCAGTTCTGTCGCAGGCCTGATGCTCTTCGTAAGTAGGAAGTGGAGGTTCAGAGACTATCTGGAGGCCAACATCGATGCAATCCGCAGGGCTGCCAACCACATAGAAGAATCTTTGAGAGAATTTCTGGATTTTGCCTGCAGAGTCTGTGGAATCGCATGTAACCTCACCGACAGCAACCTTGAGGCCAGAATTAAGGATCAGCTACAGACCATCTCCAACTCCTACCACATCCTGCTTGAAACAAAGGAGAGCCTGGACCGCTGCGACTGGCCCCTGGAAGTCCTTGTGACTGACACAGCCCAAAACAGCCTGGACGACCTTGAGAGATTTGTCATGGTGGCGCGGCTGGTTCCAGAAGACATCAAGAGGTTTGCTTCCATTGTCATTGCCAATGCGAGACTCCTTTTCAAGCAGAATTGTGGAAAGGTAGAGACTGTACAATTGACACCAAATGCAGAATTTAAGCTTGCAAAATGCATCCAGCTGCCCCAAAGGGAAAGAGAATCATACCAAAGCGGTGCTCCTTCTAACGAGGAAAGGGAAAGTGAACGCTCCCCTgaactattaaagaaaaacaggacAAATGTCTGTGAACAG aagttgCCTAAcctagaagagaaggaaaaacccATCTTGGAAGAAAGGTTGGATGAAAACAAAGACTTAGAAACACAG AATCCTAGCTGCCTTGTCCCCCGATCTTTGAGTCAGCAGACGCCTGAGAAGAAAATCCACCTTTCTGAACATTGCCGCCTCTATTTTGGGGCGCTTGTCAAAGCCATCGGTGTATTTACCAGGAGCCTCAGCAACAGCCAGCCCCCAGAGATCTTCATCACACAGAGCAAGCTCATTATCATGGTGGGGCAGAAGCTGGTGGACACGCTGTGCAAGGAGACCCATGAGAGGGATGTGCGCAACGAGATCCTCTGTGGCAGCAGCCACCTTTGCAGCCTGCTCAAGAACCTCGCGCTGGCCACCAAGCACGCCGTGCTCAAGTACCCAagccctgcagccctggggcagCTCCAGGCCGAGGCTGAGAAGCTGGAGCAACACACACGGCAATTCAGAGGGACGTTGCAAtga